GGCGTGCAAGACGATCCTCAAGGACGTCGGCAAGCACGTCACCGTCGAACCGATCGGCGGCCTGCCGGTGCTCAAAGACCTCATCGTCGACATGGTGCCCTTCTTCGACAGCTATCGGGCGGTCAGCCCGTTCCTGATCAACGACGAGACGCCGGGCGAGCGCGAGCGGCTGCAGTCGCCCGAGGAGCGCGAACGGTTCGACGACTCGACGAAGTGCATCCTGTGCGCGGCGTGCACGACGAGCTGTCCGTCGTTCCTGGCGAACGATCAGTTCATCGGCCCGGCGTCGATCGTGCAGGCGCACCGATTCATGTTCGACAGCCGGGACCGCGGCGCCGCCGAGCGGCTCGAAGTACTGAACGACGGCGACGGCGTCTGGCGCTGCCGCACGATCTTCAACTGCACGGAGGCCTGTCCGCGCGGCATCGAGGTGACGCGGCGGATCGGCGAGGTGAAGAAGGCGCTCTTGTTCAACAAGGTGCGCTGACGCCGATCGAGTGGGTATCGCAAGGGGTACGCGACGGGGCGCAGGCGCGCGCCGCGTAGCGCGAGCTTCCGGGTCGATCTGAAGGGTCGGCCGGCTGAACACGTTGAGGAGATGTGAGATCGTGTCTGACATTCTGATCAAGGGCCTCGACGGAGTCGTCGTCGCCCAGTCCTCCAAGAGCAAGGTGTACGGCGAGATTGGGAAGCTGATCTATGGTGGCTACGCCATCGAGGATCTGGCCGAGAACGTGACGTTCGAGGAGGTGATCCACCTTCTGTGGTACGGCGAGCTGCCGAACCAGGCGCAACTGGCCGCGCTCAAGTCGGAGCTGGCCGACCTGCGCGCAGTGCCGGACGGCGTCCTGGCCGTCCTGCGCGATCTGCCGCTCGACGCCCACCCGATGTCCGTCCTCCGGACGCTCGTCAGCGCCCTCGGCTGCCTGGACAACGCGGACGCCGAAGCCGCCGCGCGCGACGAAGCGGCCCGCTGGCGTTGCGCCAAGCGGCTCGTGGCGCGCATCCCGACGCTGATCGCCGCCCACG
Above is a window of Candidatus Avedoeria danica DNA encoding:
- a CDS encoding succinate dehydrogenase iron-sulfur subunit yields the protein MDVHLKVRRFNPERDTEPWWGEYTVEAEPDDTVLTALNIVKWYHDGTLAVRRSCNHGVCGSDALRINGQNRLACKTILKDVGKHVTVEPIGGLPVLKDLIVDMVPFFDSYRAVSPFLINDETPGERERLQSPEERERFDDSTKCILCAACTTSCPSFLANDQFIGPASIVQAHRFMFDSRDRGAAERLEVLNDGDGVWRCRTIFNCTEACPRGIEVTRRIGEVKKALLFNKVR